From a region of the Thermococcus sp. 21S7 genome:
- the pcc1 gene encoding KEOPS complex subunit Pcc1, with protein MGLQGGGVAEEKAWPIEGVIEISFPDEETARIVYESVLYEHESVPYRRSRIEFLREGNRIIIRFLARDNSALRGTLNSYLRWIKVAMDSLEV; from the coding sequence ATGGGACTACAAGGAGGCGGCGTGGCTGAAGAAAAAGCCTGGCCAATCGAAGGAGTGATCGAAATCTCCTTTCCCGATGAGGAGACTGCTAGGATAGTCTACGAGAGCGTTCTGTACGAGCACGAGAGCGTGCCCTACCGGAGGAGCAGGATAGAGTTCCTCCGCGAGGGGAACAGGATAATAATCCGCTTTCTCGCCCGGGACAACTCCGCCCTGAGGGGAACGCTGAACTCCTATCTGAGATGGATCAAGGTCGCTATGGACTCGCTTGAGGTTTAA
- a CDS encoding 50S ribosomal protein L37ae, whose translation MGRTTKVGSAGRYGPRYGLKIRRRVAAVEAKMKQKHVCPVCGRKAVRRISTGIWQCQKCGATFAGGAYLPTTPAGKVAKRVTASKA comes from the coding sequence ATGGGAAGGACTACTAAGGTTGGTTCAGCCGGAAGGTACGGTCCAAGGTACGGTCTCAAGATTAGAAGAAGGGTCGCGGCCGTTGAGGCCAAGATGAAGCAGAAGCACGTCTGCCCGGTCTGCGGAAGGAAGGCCGTCAGGAGGATAAGCACCGGCATATGGCAGTGCCAGAAGTGCGGCGCCACCTTCGCCGGCGGTGCCTACCTGCCGACCACTCCGGCAGGAAAGGTCGCCAAGCGTGTCACGGCCTCCAAGGCCTGA
- a CDS encoding DNA-directed RNA polymerase subunit P: MVMAVYRCAKCGKEVELDLENTREVRCPYCGSKILYKPRPRVARRVKAI, translated from the coding sequence ATGGTGATGGCCGTTTACCGCTGCGCAAAATGTGGAAAGGAGGTCGAGCTCGACCTCGAAAACACCAGGGAAGTCCGCTGCCCCTACTGCGGCAGCAAGATACTCTACAAGCCCAGGCCCAGGGTGGCCAGACGCGTAAAGGCGATCTGA
- a CDS encoding phosphate uptake regulator PhoU — MRKLLDIGIEQLKKMIGEMANGSIEALESARKSIEGDFDSTEEISSRLHLIRADVLELATELLVRYSPVAGDLRFIQSAIDVSYDLYRISRYAMEIERTARIVGGSTELSRRAFTLTEEAVRLSVDAFMGLNETLVGRLLELDRRIDGYYLRSLEALNESPGKARDALIMRHLERISDHAKEIGARVIYIKEGRRV, encoded by the coding sequence AGAAAATGATTGGGGAGATGGCCAACGGCTCCATCGAGGCCCTTGAGTCTGCGAGGAAGAGCATCGAGGGCGACTTCGATTCGACGGAGGAGATATCGAGCAGGCTACACCTCATAAGGGCCGACGTCCTTGAGCTCGCCACAGAGCTCCTCGTCCGCTACTCCCCGGTTGCCGGCGACCTGCGATTTATCCAGAGCGCCATAGACGTCTCCTATGACCTCTACCGGATTTCCAGATACGCTATGGAGATAGAGCGGACGGCGAGGATTGTTGGGGGGTCGACTGAGCTCTCCCGGAGGGCGTTTACCCTGACGGAGGAAGCTGTGAGGCTCTCAGTTGACGCGTTCATGGGGCTGAACGAAACCCTCGTCGGCAGGCTCCTTGAGCTCGACAGGCGGATTGACGGGTATTACCTGAGGTCGCTTGAGGCCCTAAACGAGAGTCCTGGGAAGGCGAGGGACGCGCTGATAATGCGCCACCTCGAAAGGATAAGCGACCACGCAAAAGAGATAGGCGCGAGGGTGATATACATAAAAGAGGGCAGGAGGGTTTGA
- a CDS encoding ribosomal biogenesis protein, whose product MMLITTSHRPTRRTRSFGHDLEKVFPNSLYLTRGKKTVQDLLMEAYDRNYERLLIVNVWKGNPLKMTFIKVDPEDWGYLGYLYLHGIKLQREIGFRDIRPIREEMPLVVTTAKRVGLDHVAFAQVFAELTGGKFVPRKERSLLGIADRYNTDVLSVIERHPRGMAVNFYRLDVNKEKAVGPLISVKIWIMEDGRRWDYKEAAWLKKKPGQSKE is encoded by the coding sequence ATGATGCTGATAACGACTTCCCACAGACCCACGAGGAGGACGAGGAGCTTCGGCCACGACCTGGAGAAGGTCTTCCCCAACTCGCTCTACCTGACCAGGGGAAAGAAGACGGTCCAGGACCTGCTCATGGAGGCCTACGACAGGAACTACGAGAGGCTCTTGATAGTCAACGTCTGGAAGGGCAACCCGCTCAAGATGACCTTTATCAAAGTTGACCCCGAGGACTGGGGCTACCTCGGCTACCTGTACCTCCACGGCATCAAGCTCCAGCGCGAGATTGGTTTCAGGGACATAAGGCCCATACGCGAGGAGATGCCGCTTGTTGTGACCACCGCAAAGCGCGTCGGCCTCGACCACGTTGCGTTCGCCCAGGTTTTCGCCGAGCTGACCGGCGGAAAGTTCGTCCCGAGGAAGGAGCGCTCGCTCCTAGGAATAGCCGACAGGTACAACACCGACGTGCTGAGCGTAATCGAGAGGCACCCGCGCGGAATGGCGGTGAACTTCTACCGCCTGGACGTCAATAAGGAGAAGGCCGTTGGCCCGCTCATAAGCGTCAAGATATGGATAATGGAGGACGGGCGGAGATGGGACTACAAGGAGGCGGCGTGGCTGAAGAAAAAGCCTGGCCAATCGAAGGAGTGA